One genomic window of Ammospiza nelsoni isolate bAmmNel1 chromosome 4, bAmmNel1.pri, whole genome shotgun sequence includes the following:
- the LOC132072588 gene encoding rho-related BTB domain-containing protein 2-like gives MDPDVDYERPNVETIKCVVVGDNAVGKTRLICARACNATLSQYRLLATHVPTVWAIDQYRVCQEVLERSRDVVDEVSVSLRLWDTFGDHHKDRRFAYGRSDVVVLCFSLANPNSLRHVKSMWYPEIKHFCPRTPIVLVGCQLDLRYADLDAVNRARRPLAKPIKPSDILPPERGHEVAQELGVPYYETSVVAQFGVKDVFDNAIRAALVSRRHLQFWKSHLRKMQRPLLQAPFLPPKPPPPLIQVPDAPPGLGGGPAALFQAPLCADVVFQLQGGHRVFAHRVYLATACSRFYDLFTLEEPPGQGDGDGRDLSSWGRGFLSLRWEAVADPVAGRERRMAVVAMDRGVRPEPLRAVLEYLYTGKLERPHGDLRQVGAVAELLEVFDLRMMVANELNQESFMNQEITKAFHVRRANRVKECLAKGVFADVVFLVDDGAVPAHKPLLIAGCDWMRAMFRGGFRESYASEVSLPGTNCACLRAVLDFLYTGVFTPTPDLDAMELLILTDRLCLPRLQALTEQYAVDELLRAFMQRVEIDEQVIIYLEMTQFHNARQLAAWCLHYICTNYNRVCRRFPREMKFMSPENQAHFERHRWPPVWYLKEEDLYLRSKKEREREEQLQRKQHPRSKWCFWRPSPPVS, from the exons ATGGACCCCGACGTGGATTACGAGCGGCCCAACGTCGAGACCATCAAGTGCGTCGTGGTTGGCGACAACGCCGTGGGCAAGACGCGGCTGATCTGCGCCCGCGCCTGCAACGCCACGCTGAGCCAGTACCGGCTGCTGGCCACACACGTGCCCACCGTGTGGGCCATCGACCAGTACCGCGTCTGCCAGGAG GTGCTGGAGCGCTCCCGGGATGTGGTGGACGAGGTCAGCGTCTCCCTGCGCCTCTGGGACACCTTTGGGGACCACCATAAGGACCGGCGCTTCGCCTATGGCAG GTCGGACGTGGTGGTGCTCTGCTTCTCGCTGGCGAACCCCAACTCGCTGCGGCACGTGAAGAGCATGTGGTACCCCGAGATCAAGCACTTCTGCCCGCGCACCCCCATCGTGCTGGTGGGCTGCCAGCTGGACCTGCGCTACGCCGACCTGGACGCCGTCAACCGCGCGCGCCGGCCGCTGGCCAA GCCCATCAAGCCTTCGGACATCCTGCCACCGGAGCGGGGCCACGAGGTGgcccaggagctgggggtgccctACTACGAGACCAGCGTGGTGGCCCAGTTCGGCGTCAAGGACGTGTTCGACAACGCCATCCGCGCCGCGCTCGTGTCCCGCCGCCACCTGCAGTTCTGGAAGTCCCACCTGCGCAAGATGCAGCGCCCGCTGCTGCAGGCGCCCTTCCTGCCCCCCAAGCCCCCCCCGCCCCTCATCCAGGTGCCCGACGCccccccggggctgggggggggCCCGGCCGCGCTGTTCCAGGCCCCGCTCTGCGCCGACGTCgtcttccagctgcagggcggcCACCGCGTCTTCGCCCACCGCGTCTACCTGGCCACCGCCTGCTCCCGCTTCTACGACCTCTTCACGCTGGAGGAGCCTCCCGGCCAGGGGGACGGGGACGGCCGTGACCTGTCCTCGTGGGGCCGCGGCTTCCTGAGCCTGCGCTGGGAGGCGGTGGCCGACCCGGtggcggggcgggagcggcgcatGGCGGTGGTGGCCATGGACCGGGGCGTGCGGCCGGAGCCGCTGCGCGCCGTGCTGGAGTATCTGTACACGGGCAAGCTGGAGAGGCCCCACGGGGACCTGAGGCAGGTGGGGGCcgtggctgagctgctggaggtgtTTGACCTGCGCATGATGGTGGCCAACGAGCTCAACCAGGAGAGCTTCATGAACCAGGAGATCACCAAGGCCTTCCACGTGCGCCGCGCCAACCGCGTCAAGGAGTGCCTGGCCAAGGGGGTCTTTGCAG acgTGGTGTTCCTGGTGGATGATGGCGCGGTGCCGGCACACAAGCCGCTGCTCATCGCCGGCTGTGACTGGATGAGGGCCATGTTCCGGGGGGGCTTCCGCGAGAGCTACGCCAGCGAG gtgtccctgcctggcaccAACTGCGCCTGCCTCCGCGCCGTCCTCGACTTCCTCTACACCGGGGTCTTCACCCCCACGCCCGACCTGGACGCCATGGAGCTGCTGATCCTCACGGACCGGCTGTGCCTGCCGCGGCTGCAGGCGCTCACCG AGCAATACGCCGTGGACGAGCTGCTGCGAGCCTTCATGCAGCGCGTGGAGATCGACGAGCAGGTCATCATCTACCTGGAGATGACGCAG TTCCACAACGCCCGGCAGCTGGCGGCGTGGTGCCTGCACTACATCTGCACCAACTACAACCGCGTGTGCCGCCGCTTCCCCCGCGAGATGAAGTTCATGTCCCCAG AGAACCAGGCTCACTTTGAGCGGCACCGCTGGCCGCCGGTGTGGTACCTGAAGGAGGAGGATCTGTACCTGCGCTCCAAGAAGGAGCGGGAGCgcgaggagcagctgcagcgcAAGCAGCACCCCCGCAGCAAGTGGTGCTTCTGGAGACCCTCACCGCCCGTGTCCTGA
- the WDR54 gene encoding WD repeat-containing protein 54 translates to MAAASTGPYRRERSLALRSSSSALYNNLAVLCPPGRGPAFGAVHGSSLSLLGTEGHPRQLQARGGGSALSTPLLTQAAWCELPSRVLLVLTSQRGVQMYDADGSTMVFWHALDVPELPAAHSVFARGIAAAGGRFVCVGTSFGAVLVFDVPPKGTNVTLSEVLEQHRDPITDMAAEQGQAPDGAGDLVTADDSGTLCLWSSGEEFTLLGKIPGSGCTCSSVALWNGIVAAGYGNGQIRLWEAGSGRIRAQLSAHARWIYAIDLAPLTGKLLSGAEDSFVHVWKLSRDPDTDDIEVQHCHAECVTDTQVCGARFCDPAGDTFAVTGYDLSEILCYGPA, encoded by the exons ATGGCGGCGGCAAGCACCGG GCCGTACCGGCGGGAGCGCAGCCTGGCGCTGCGCAGCAGCAGCTCCGCGCTGTACAACAACCTGGCCGTGCTGTGCCCGCCCGGGCGCGGCCCCGCCTTCGGCGCCGTGCACggctccagcctcagcctgctgggCACCGAGGGGCACCCGCGGCAGCTGCAGGCACGGGGAGGGGGCTCTGCCCTCAGCACCCCCCTGCTGACACAG gccGCATGGTGCGAGCTGCCATCGcgggtgctgctggtgctcacGTCCCAGCGTGGGGTGCAG ATGTACGATGCTGATGGCTCCACCATGGTGTTCTGGCATGCCCTGGatgtcccagagctcccagcag cACATTCCGTGTTTGCCCGAGGCATCGCCGCTGCCGGCGGCCGCTTCGTCTGCGTGG GGACATCCTTTGGGGCCGTGCTGGTGTTTGACGTCCCCCCTAAAGGGACCAACGTGACGCTGAGCGAGGTCCTGGAGCAGCACCGGGATCCCATCACCGACATGGCGGCCGAGCAGGGCCAGGCCCCG GACGGCGCCGGGGACCTGGTGACAGCCGATGACTCGGGGACGCTGTGCCTGTGGAGCAGCGGGGAGGAGTTCACGCTGCTGGGGAAGATCCCGGGGTCCGG CTGCACGTGCTCCTCGGTGGCGCTGTGGAACGGGATCGTGGCCGCGGGCTACGGGAACGGGCAGATCCGGCTGTGGGAGGCGGGCTCGGGGCGGATCCGCGCCCAGCTCAGCGCACACGCCCGCTGGATCTACGCCATCGACCTGGCACCGCTCACCGGCAAG ctgctctcgGGTGCAGAGGATTCCTTTGTCCACGTCTGGAAGCTCAGCAGGGACCCGGACACCGATGACATCGAG GTGCAGCACTGCCACGCCGAGTGTGTGACAGACACTCAGGTGTGCGGCGCCCGCTTCTGTGaccctgctggggacaccttCGCTGTCACCGGCTACGACCTGAGCGAGATCCTGTGCTACGGCCCCGCCTGA
- the C4H2orf81 gene encoding uncharacterized protein C2orf81 homolog, whose protein sequence is METRRGVMTYRQPAHGDYVTLPWSPGRQRGGDGGGSLGASVPAQKGKSRGAGARSKQDKPRARPSRRGSPRGSGRPSPQPGPSPEPPEPLDVEPLLDELLQRVLAEVALAAVARQRVPFAVARARDAILFVAEWRFLVRDDKVPEPEGDPEPERDGAWKEDEEPPAGVWDSWTPGVVAVAEASPPSEELSSEELSEAEEAQSPPVGPGEAPGAAPAVDSPRPRGPVPSGALPVTAKGPVGRDTAVGVPLSPGQSRSAAAPVQPPGPRPPPRPKPPRAPQPRERGRRRSRSPGRRRQPCRPPQPRAAPPVAPPPPVPPPVAPPPPVPPPAAPPEPAAPAAPEPREQEAAPPPSSSSRSSAASVPPRRPSRSPGVPRLGARRGASRWVLPEVKVLDVSTEAERPRLGASRSRLPVPGSLVQVIPGTARAARAEPQLCDPWLASVRLAPGVTVRWGHCERRGPALAGHAGDEQGDEALRRAEKDLKPILPYPECRLSEYREAEEWQDSPLETERLPGPLLPAPGPALGGSVSPRVSPVQWLEQAAASGDPPGDRGSFSQK, encoded by the exons ATGGAGACGCGTCGCGGCGTGATGACGTACAGGCAACCGGCGCACGGTGATTACGTCACGTTGCCGTGGAGCCCAGGACGCCAAAGGGGCGGAGATGGCGGAg GATCTCTCGGTGCCTCTGTCCCCGCACAGAAGGGGAAATCCCGCGGCGCCGGGGCCCGATCGAAGCAGGACAAGCCCCGGGCGCGGCCGTCCCGGCGGGGCTCCCCGCGGGGCTCGGGCCGCCCCTCGCCGCAGCCCGGCCCGTCCCCGGAGCCGCCGGAGCCGCTGGACGTGGAGCCGCTCCTGGACGAGCTCCTGCAGCGCGTCCTGGCCGAGGTGGCGCTGGCGGCCGTGGCTCGGCAG CGGGTGCCGTTCGCGGTGGCGCGGGCGCGGGATGCCATCCTGTTCGTGGCCGAGTGGCGCTTCCTGGTGCGCGATGACAAAGTCCCCGAGCCCGAGGGGGACCCGGAGCCCGAGCGGGACGGGGCCTGGAAGGAGGACGAGGAGCCCCCGGCCGGTGTTTGGGACTCGTGGACACCGGGCGTTGTCGCCGTCGCCGAGGCGTCTCCGCCCTCGGAAGAG CTCTCGTCCGAGGAGCTCTCCGAGGCAGAGGAGGCTCAAAGTCCGCCCGTGGGTCCTGGTGAGGCTCCCGGTGCTGCTCCCGCCGTGGATTCCCCTCGGCCCCGCGGTCCGGTCCCGTCCGGGGCTCTCCCGGTGACAGCCAAAGGTCCCGTCGGTCGCGACACCGCCGTgggtgtccctctgtccccggGCCAG tcccgctccgccgccgctcCCGTTCAGCCTCCCGGTCCGCGACCGCCGCCCCGCCCGAAGCCGCCCAGGGCTCCGCAGCCCCGcgagcgcggccgccgccgctcccggtcCCCCGGGAGGCGCCGCCAACCCTGCCggcccccgcagccccgggcggCCCCGCCGGTCGCGCCGCCACCCCCGGTTCCCCCTCCGGTCGCGCCCCCTCCCCCGGTTCCGCCGCCGGCCGCGCCCCCTGAACCCGCAGCACCGGCAGCACCGGAGCCCCGCGAGCAAGAGGCAGCACCGCCACCATCATCATCCTCCCGCTCCAGCGCGGCGTCCGTCCCCCCGCGGCGcccctcccgcagccccggcgTGCCCCGGCTCGGTGCCCGGCGCGGCGCCTCCCGCTGGGTGCTGCCCGAGGTGAAGGTGCTGGACGTGAGCACCGAGGCCGAGCGGCCGCGCTTGGGAGCGTCCCGGAGCCGGTTACCGGTGCCGGGATCCCTCGTGCAGGTGATCCCGGGCACGGCCCGCGCCGCCAGGGCCGAGCCGCAGCTCTGCGACCCCTGGCTGGCCTCGGTGCGCCTGGCCCCCGGTGTCACCGTGCGCTGGGGACACTGCGAGCGCCGCGGGCCGGCTCTGGCGGGGCACGCCGGGGACGAGCAGGGGGACGAGGCGCTGAGGAGGGCGGAGAAGGACCTGAAGCCCATCCTGCCCTACCCGGAGTGCCGGCTCTCGGAGTACAGAGAGGCGGAGGAGTGGCAGGACAGCCCGCTGGAAACGGAGCGGCTCCCGGGGCCGCTCCTCCCGGCGCCCGGTCCCGCTCTGGGGGGGTCCGTGTCACCCCGGGTGTCGCCGGTGCAGTGGCTGGAACAGGCTGCGGCCTCGGGGGACCCTCCCGGAGATCGGGGGTCTTTTTCtcagaagtaa
- the LOC132072257 gene encoding retinol dehydrogenase 13-like, with protein MELLGALSPPWWLLPLLLLALLLRATRRSPWDPRKCPADLTGKTVIVTGANSGIGKCVAMELARRNARTILACRSPERGQEAVREIRAATGNPAVLLRLLDTGCMASVRAFAAAVLREEPRLDVLVNNAGVTGLPFTITSEGLEQTFATNYLGHFLLTNLLVELLKASAPARVVNVSSFRHSAGTADSGYLTGQRRPGGHDAAYNSTKLMNVLFTAELARRLQGTGVTANALSPGVVSTSIMRHFSRPVRVLFALLRPFMKSPQQGAASTIFCSISEEAEGISGKYFDSSCRLALPSELARDAALARKLWEASERLTGLTEQG; from the exons atggagctgctgggggctctgAGCCCCCCGTGGTGGCTCCTgccgctcctgctgctggccctgctgctccgGGCCACCCGCAGGAGCCCCTGGGACCCCCGCAAGTGTCCCGCCGACCTGACGGGCAAAACAGTGATTGTCACCGGAGCCAACAGCG GCATCGGCAAGTGCGTGGCCATGGAGCTGGCCCGCCGCAATGCCCGCACCATCCTGGCGTGCCGGAGCCCGGAGCGGGGCCAGGAGGCCGTGCGGGAGATCCGGGCGGCCACCGGGAACCCGGCggtgctgctgaggctgctggacACCGGCTGCATGGCCTCGGTGCGAGCCTTCGCCGCCGCCGTGCTGCGGGAGGAGCCGCGCCTGGACGTGCTGGTCAACAACGCCGGAGTCACCG GGCTGCCCTTCACCATCACGTCGGAAGGACTGGAGCAAACCTTCGCCACCAACTACCTGGGCCACTTCCTGCTCACCAACCTGCTCGTGG agctgctgaaggcCTCGGCGCCCGCCCGGGTGGTGAACGTGTCGTCGTTCCGGCACAGCGCGGGCACGGCCGACAGCGGGTACCTGACGGGGCAGCGGCGCCCGGGCGGGCACGACGCCGCCTACAACAGCACCAAGCTGATGAACGTGCTCTTCACCGCCGAGCTGGCACGGCgcctgcagggcacag GGGTGACGGCCAATGCGCTGAGCCCGGGCGTGGTGAGCACCAGCATCATGCGCCACTTCAGCCGGCCCGTGCGGGTGCTCTTCGCCCTCCTCCGGCCCTTCATGAAG TCACCCCAGCAGGGCGCTGCCAGCACCATTTTCTGCTCCATCTCGGAGGAAGCCGAGGGCATCAGCGGGAAATATTTCGACAGCAGCTGCCGGCTGGCGCTGCCCTCGGAGCTGGCCCGCGATGCTGCGCTGGCTCGGAAGCTCTGGGAGGCATCAGAGCGGCTGACAGGgctcacagagcagggctga
- the LOC132072256 gene encoding F-box/LRR-repeat protein 6-like, producing MPQRRAVPTLTSLCLQSLAQHMQSLWAKDYSDNYLDEYQFRFLVGPFNDLACGLVQELLRLLGTSRRLSRAALHLLLLPHLRQLSLTACPGLANNALGHLVVLRCQGLRVLDVGGCGRLSPAVLVDVAEGLPRLRRLGLAHTQANLQVLSAVGSCCRHLRELDVSGCRKVTPRALRHLGYDPAERSPGCPALRVLLARDLEHAGDGDAVAAVAFLLLALPCLEVLAHGALQDALCLLHSGQLGGTEDSEGFPSLEELARSRGAAGEGAPLTLPLRQLEEVQEDALSTVHAVCPQAEELSAWLGDNPGSSGLRELQGWRCLSRVTLGCSGRHGRALAALLPLAQSLGTRLRALTLHGFTCWDPLSLPALLASCPSLQSFTAELEAPPDPHTHQEPPEEEEPPAPPPRWATDLLPRGLPRLQSFTLSLAGPVPASHGPVLSSTLASLLCGAPQLQTLRLLALPFPLDSVLEPALPGLRELRELSLAGSRVCPGTVWHLLGTEGPLRRLELSRCPDIHRRDYDSFLHEVRKQRLELDITWE from the exons atgccCCAGCGGCGGGCAGTGCCCACGCTGACCtcgctgtgcctgcagagcctggcccagcacaTGCAGAGCCTCTGGGCCAAGGACTACAGTGACAATTACCTGGACGAGTACCAGTTCCGCTTCCTCGTGGGGCCCTTCAACGACCTGG CCTGCGGgctggtgcaggagctgctgcggCTGCTGGGCACGAGCCGGCGGCTGTCGAGGGCGGCgctgcacctgctgctgctgccacacctGCGCCAGCTCAGCCTCACGGCCTGCCCTGGCCTGGCCAACAATGCCCTGGGGCACCTCGTCGTGCTGCGCTGCCAG GGTCTGAGGGTGCTGGATGTGGGCGGCTGCGGGCGCCTGTCCCCGGCCGTGCTGGTGGACGTGGCCGAGGGGCTGCCCCGCCTGCGCCGCCTGGGGCTGGCCCACACCCAGGCCAACCTCCAGGTGCTGTCGGCCGTGGGCTCCTGCTGCCGCCACCTGCGGGAGCTCGATGTCAGCGGCTGCAGGAAGGTGACACCGCGCGCCCTGCGCCACCTGGGCTACGACCCCGCCGAGCGGAGCCCGGGCTGCCCCGCGCTCCGTGTGCTGCTGGCCCGCGACCTGGAGCACGCCGGGGACGGCGACGCGGTGGCTGCCGTggccttcctgctgctggcGCTGCCGTGCCTGGAGGTGCTGGCGCACGGTGCCCTGCAGGatgccctgtgcctgctgcactCGGGGCAGCTGGGTGGCACCGAGGACTCCGAGGGATTCCCCTCGCTGGAGGAGCTGGCGCGGAGccggggggctgcaggggagggagccCCGCTCACGCTGCCCCTGcggcagctggaggaggtgcaggaggaCGCCCTGAGCACCGTGCACGCCGTGTGTCCCCAAGCCGAGGAGCTCAGCGCGTGGCTTGGGGACAATCCCGGCTCCTCAGGGCTCCGGGAGTTGCAGGGCTGGCGTTGCCTGTCCCGAGTGACTCTGGGCTGCTCCGGGCGGCACGGCCGGGCGCTGGCAGCgctgctgcccctggcacagagcctgggCACCCGCCTGCGTGCCCTGACCCTGCACGGCTTCACCTGCTGGGACCCTCTGTCGCTGCCCGCCCTCCTCgccagctgccccagcctgcagagcttcACCGCCGAGCTGGAGGCACCACCAGACCCCCACACCCACCAGGAGCCCCCCGAGGAGGAGGAACCCCCTGCCCCACCACCGCGCTGGGCCACCGACCTGCTGCCCCGGGGGCTGCCCCGGCTCCAGAGCTTCACGCTGAGCCTGGCCGGGCCCGTTCCAGCCTCGCACGGGCCCGTGCTGAGCTCCACGCTGGCCTCGCTGCTCTGCGGGGCCCCCCAGCTGCAAACCCTGCGCCTGCTGGCGCTGCCCTTCCCGCTGGACTCGGTGCTGGAGccggcgctgccggggctgcgggagctgcGGGAGCTGTCGCTGGCCGGGAGCCGCGTGTGCCCGGGCACCGTGTGGCACCTGCTGGGCACCGAGGGGCCCCTGCGGCGCCTGGAGCTGTCGCGCTGCCCCGACATCCACCGGCGCGACTACGACAGCTTCCTGCACGAGGTGAGGAAGCAGCGCCTGGAGCTGGACATCACCTGGGAGTAG